One window of the Leishmania panamensis strain MHOM/PA/94/PSC-1 chromosome 12 sequence genome contains the following:
- a CDS encoding hypothetical protein (TriTrypDB/GeneDB-style sysID: LpmP.12.0500), producing MPHTDNAPLLFAEPPHPVDDNADCSNDEQIDPNDPHLGIMPDSLSCTLATPAGMQESEDVYDGSMPSTSAASTTMTALGCAAAPTLQASFTPGASTSITPAPVEAHSASGTLPFLQHRWVGNYDSGSRRLSFRGADRSTTASGYGLRLVGDDVEWLQGSFEDSTTSPREEVQPSWQHLQHQQPTDKSNAARAMPPTLSDAGASAVRKKAPEAHYHFERAVQSQPQRQTAYQSTDEEDSQAAAMLWAAQQMAALE from the coding sequence ATGCCGCACACCGACAACGCACCGCTCCTGTTTGCGGAGCCGCCACACCCGGTCGACGACAACGCCGATTGCAGTAACGACGAACAGATTGACCCCAATGACCCGCACCTGGGCATCATGCCagactctctctcctgcacccTGGCTACACCAGCCGGGATGCAGGAGTCCGAGGACGTCTATGACGGCTCAATGCCGTCGACATCCGCCGCCAGCACTACGATGACGGCGCTGGGttgtgcggcagcaccgacgctTCAGGCTTCCTTTACTCCTGGTGCGAGCACATCCATCACACCTGCGCCCGTCGAGGCGCACAGCGCAAGTGGCACACTCCcgttcctgcagcaccgctgggTTGGCAACtacgacagcggcagccggcGCTTGTCATTCCGCGGCGCCGATCGCAGCACTACTGCTAGCGGCTATGGGCTGCGACTCGTCGGCGATGATGTGGAGTGGCTACAGGGAAGCTTTGAAGACAGTACTACCTCTCCAcgagaggaggtgcagccgtcgtggcagcacctgcagcaccaacaACCCACGGACAAGAGCAACGCCGCTCGAGCGATGCCGCCAACTCTCAGCGATGCTGGGGCGAGTGCTGTTCGGAAGAAGGCGCCTGAGGCTCACTACCATTTTGAGCGCGCTGTGcagtcgcagccgcagcggcagaccGCTTATCAGAGCACagatgaggaggacagcCAGGCAGCGGCCATGCTGTGGGCGGCTCAACAGATGGCCGCACTGGAATAA